One stretch of Theropithecus gelada isolate Dixy chromosome 12, Tgel_1.0, whole genome shotgun sequence DNA includes these proteins:
- the LOC112635996 gene encoding uncharacterized protein LOC112635996: protein MHTALECEVTIKPRFVYIPSPRTGPVRGGDCESRDGAGVERENRTGESGLGPSGMRALGFRGCCSRRRRAEAERVVGSVLGASAPRVRSGLLRAAGSGAGGVHSACGASRPPHPPVEVG, encoded by the coding sequence ATGCACACGGCACTCGAGTGTGAGGTAACTATAAAACCCCGATTTGTTTACATTCCCTCCCCCAGAACCGGCCCAGTGCGCGGCGGAGACTGCGAGTCCCGGGACGGCGCGGGGGTAGAAAGGGAGAACAGAACCGGGGAGTCGGGGCTGGGTCCCTCGGGGATGCGGGCGCTGGGGTTCCGCGGCTGCTGCAGTCGGCGGCGGCGAGCCGAAGCAGAGCGCGTGGTGGGCAGCGTGTTGGGCGCTTCGGCTCCTCGTGTGCGGTCTGGGCTGCTGCGGGCCGCGGGATCGGGAGCCGGCGGCGTCCACTCCGCGTGCGGAGCCTCGCGCCCCCCTCACCCTCCTGTGGAGGTTGGCTGA